GGCAGGGTTGATCTCGGCCTTAGATAGGCCTGCCTTATCTGCACCGTAATGTGCAAGAATCTTCTTTAGCTCGCCGGAGTCCATGAGTGACTGCATAGCCGCCTGCACTGCCTTGGTCAATGCCTCATCTTTCTTATTGATAATAATTCCCTGGGGAGAGGCCTTGAGTACATCGCCGATCTGCTCGATAGAGCCGTTGGACTTCTTCACGGTATATCCGATTACGGTTGAGTCGGCGAAGGTTGCATCGTACTGCTTGCCTGCGACTTTAGGAGCGATCTCGGTTTGTAGATCGTGCGGCTTTACTTTGATTTTCTCCTTGCCTTCCGCAGCGCATTTGTCAGATAGGGTCTCGACGTAGTCGTACTGGAAGGTGCCTTTTTGCACGCCGATGGTTTTGCCGCAGGGGTTAGAAGGATCAAATTTGTTGGGATTTCCCTTTGCGGTGCCAAAGGCGGATCCGACCTGGACGTAGGAGATCATGTTGACCTCTTTTTCGCGCTGCGGGGTGATCGAGAATGAGCTCAACGAAAGATCGAATTTTGAGCCGATCTGCGGAATAATCGAGTCGAAGGCGGCATGCTTAGTGTTTCCGCCCTTTAGCCCCATGACTTTGGCCATCGCATTTACCAAGTCGATGTCATAACCAGTAGGTGTTTGACCATCGATCTTTAGATATTCCGCAGGAGCATAGTCCGCGGAGGCGACGGAGCGCAGTAGATCCCGTTTAGATATTTCTTGCGGAACGAGGGCGGCGACTTTGTCGTCTTTTTGAATCTTAGATACGTCGTAGCCCTTCTCACCCGGATCGGAGGAATCCGATCCGGGGGTAGCGTTGTCTGCACCAGAGCACGCAGACAAGGAAAGGGCGGTTGCTGCGGCAATACAGAAGATTTTCTTCATCGGGGTGGCTCCTTATAAATATTAACTGTTAGGAATATTATGCATACTTCTGCATTGGTATGCAAAACGGCTCCCACCAGGTGGGAGCCGTTTCACAAAAAAGTGCTCTATTTGCCTCGTAGAGCCCTGCGGTTGAATTTCACCTTTGAGGGATCTATTCCTCGGGGCATGTTCATCGACTTTGCTTGTAGTGAGCGAAGTCGGTTGGTTACGACCGGAACTTCTTCCTTGCGTAGCGTCTTCTTTAGCTTATTGATAGTGCGCAGAAGTTGATCCAAAGGAACTTGTCCCTTTGCATGTCCAACTTGGATCTGGTGTACCTCTACCTTG
The genomic region above belongs to Winkia neuii and contains:
- a CDS encoding transporter substrate-binding domain-containing protein; its protein translation is MKKIFCIAAATALSLSACSGADNATPGSDSSDPGEKGYDVSKIQKDDKVAALVPQEISKRDLLRSVASADYAPAEYLKIDGQTPTGYDIDLVNAMAKVMGLKGGNTKHAAFDSIIPQIGSKFDLSLSSFSITPQREKEVNMISYVQVGSAFGTAKGNPNKFDPSNPCGKTIGVQKGTFQYDYVETLSDKCAAEGKEKIKVKPHDLQTEIAPKVAGKQYDATFADSTVIGYTVKKSNGSIEQIGDVLKASPQGIIINKKDEALTKAVQAAMQSLMDSGELKKILAHYGADKAGLSKAEINPAVSD